The following nucleotide sequence is from Pseudonocardia abyssalis.
TCGGGACCACCGGTTCCTTCGCCCGCAGTTCCACGAACACCGCGGCGACGAGTGCGGCGACGCCGAGCCCGGCGAGCGAGAGCGAGACCGTCGAGCCCCAGGCGAACTGCGAGCCGGCCAGTGAGATCCAGATGAGCAGCGCCGAGACGCCACCGGAGATCAGCGCGGCACCGAGGTAGTCGAGGTGCACCTCGCGCTTGATCGTCGGCACGTGCAGCGTCTTCTGCAGCACGCCGAGCGCGACCAGGCCGATCGGCACGCCGATGAAGAACGTCCAGCGCCAGCCCAGAGCCGGGGTGCTGACGAGCAGTCCGCCGATCAGCGGCCCGGACACGGTGGCGGCGGCGAGGACGGCGCCGAGGTAGCCGGAGTAGCGGCCCCGCTCACGGGGCGGGATCAGGGCGGCGATGACGACCTGCGCGAGTGCCTGCAGACCGCCAGCACCCAGGCCCTGCCCGGCGCGCCAGGCGATCAGCTCGCCCATGGACCCGGCGAACCCGGCCCCGATCGAGGTGCCGACGAAGATCAGGATGGCCGCCTGGACCAGCAGCTTCTTGCTGAACAGATCGGCGAGCTTGCCCCAGATCGGGGTGGACGCCGTGGTCGTCAGCAGGGTGGCGGTGACGATCCAGGTGTAGCCGGTCTGGTCGCCGTGCAGGTCGGCGACGATCGTCGGCAGCGCGTTGGACACGATCGTGCTGGACAGGATCGCGATGAACAGCCCGAGCAGCAGCCCGCTCAGCGCGGTGAGCACCTCACGCCGGCTGCGCACGGGTTCCGGCGGCGTGGCGGTGACCCGCGCGGGAGCGGTGGTGGTCATGACGAGGTCCTTCGGGAGTGCGGTGGGGGATGTTCAGGAGAGTGCGGCGAGGTCGCCGGCACGGGCGTCGATCTCCTCGGCGAGCGCGACCACGAGGCGGGCCACGGTGTGCACGTCGCCGGCGTCGCTGCGTTCGAGGGCACTGCGGACCAGGTCGCGCTTGAGGCTGCGGGTCCGCTCGACGAGCGCGTGGCCGGCCGGGGTGAGCGAGACGAGGCCGGCGCGGCGGTCGGAGGGGTCCGGGCGGCGACAGGCCAGCCCGCGGGCGGCGAGTTCGCCGATCTGCCGGCTCACCACCGACTGGTCGACGCCCCGGAGCTCGGCGATCTCCCCGACGCGGTGCTCGCCCTCGTCGAGGAGGCCGGCGAGCTGGAGCAGCGCCAGCGTCGAGTGGGTGGCGTTGGGGACGCGCCGCCCCGCACCGCGCCAGGCCCGCACCAGGGAGGTGACGGCGTCGGCCAGCTCGTCGACCGCGTCGTCGCCGGAGATCGTGTGCATACGACAACTATATGGAACATGGTTGCGGCATGCAACCTATAGGTCCGCCTCCGGCGGGTTCAGGGTCGTCGAGAGGCGGGTGAGCCCGTCGGCGAGCGTCGCGATGTCCTGCGTCGACCACGTCTCCAGCCGGCTGCGCCACTCCTCGTGCCGCGCGCGGGAGACCTCGTCGAGCCGGGCGCGCCCCTCGTCGCCGAGCTCCAGCAGGAACGCGCGGCCGTCGGAGGGGTCGGGTCTGCGCTCCACGAGACCGAGCTCCAGCAGCGCCGAGACCTGCCGGCTCATCGTCGACTTGTCGAGCCCGAACTCC
It contains:
- a CDS encoding MarR family winged helix-turn-helix transcriptional regulator, whose amino-acid sequence is MHTISGDDAVDELADAVTSLVRAWRGAGRRVPNATHSTLALLQLAGLLDEGEHRVGEIAELRGVDQSVVSRQIGELAARGLACRRPDPSDRRAGLVSLTPAGHALVERTRSLKRDLVRSALERSDAGDVHTVARLVVALAEEIDARAGDLAALS
- a CDS encoding MarR family winged helix-turn-helix transcriptional regulator, which gives rise to MSEHDRQVERLENEVSMLLRRSRSVLRTLATRLHPGVDAGSYAVLLAIARMAPVRLVDLAEEFGLDKSTMSRQVSALLELGLVERRPDPSDGRAFLLELGDEGRARLDEVSRARHEEWRSRLETWSTQDIATLADGLTRLSTTLNPPEADL